In Pseudobacter ginsenosidimutans, the following are encoded in one genomic region:
- a CDS encoding penicillin acylase family protein: MRLVPLLVSGVITIGLIVALNRPWGPVPPLGSFLSPQHGCWQNAEPADQSFSIDLNFPALKEKVNVYLDDRMVPHVFAQNDHDLYFVQGYLHAKFRLWQMEFQTHAAAGRLSEILGVGPDSAILNNDRNMRRIGMVFGAKNSLKEMESDESTKEVLDAYTAGVNAFVENCTYSELPLEYRLLNYTPEKWSNLKTALFLKYMSYDLSGDENDIEYTNAKSVFPKNIFDKLYPVQPDSLDPIIPKGTHFQTPFVHSVQPLGADSAYFNWKAPAPVQPLNKPDKDNGSNNWAVNGSKTASGFPILCSDPHLGLNLPSLWFEMQLHTPQSNAYGVSFPGAPAIIIGFTDQIAWGVTNSSRDVKDYYTVQFRDASKQQYWFDSTWKSSLIDVEVFKVKDGPDFRDTLAYTTWGPVQYDASFTGAHRTSGEVNLAVRWKAHDGSNELKTFCLLNRATNYDEYLAAIKNFSCPGQNFVFAAKNNDIAIWQQGEFPDKWKRQGDFVMPGDDSTYRWQSMIPQDQNPHMLISGMVPERGFVSSANQLPADSTYPWYLGGSYNLYRGLLINRYLREMSGITVDQMKELQTENYNVMAEMAMPLLLKNIDEESLIGEELTCLNLVRNWNLRNDPKEKAPSIFNHWMELLEAEVWSDEFAAVPKPYIFPERYTMLEGMLKDTAFPFADNIITQQVETIRDVVTAAFKKAVPQLSKIEKNGKLEWSKYKDSGIRHLLRLGPLSRFHLTTGGGADIINATKQFHGPSWRMVVHLREKTEAYGIYPGGQSGNPGSKYYDNMVDDWAKGAYQPLWIMTAEEAKSKQVKHKMTFQK; encoded by the coding sequence ATGCGACTTGTTCCCTTGCTGGTATCCGGCGTTATTACGATAGGATTGATCGTTGCATTGAACAGACCATGGGGCCCTGTGCCGCCATTGGGAAGTTTCCTCAGCCCCCAGCACGGCTGCTGGCAAAATGCTGAACCTGCCGATCAATCTTTTTCCATCGATCTGAATTTTCCTGCACTGAAAGAAAAAGTGAATGTGTATCTGGACGATCGCATGGTTCCCCATGTGTTTGCACAGAACGATCATGATCTCTATTTCGTTCAGGGATACCTGCATGCAAAATTCCGTCTCTGGCAAATGGAATTCCAGACACATGCCGCTGCAGGCCGCCTCAGCGAGATCCTCGGCGTTGGCCCGGATTCCGCTATCCTGAACAATGATCGCAATATGCGCCGTATCGGAATGGTTTTCGGTGCAAAGAACTCCCTGAAGGAAATGGAAAGCGACGAAAGCACCAAAGAAGTGCTGGACGCCTATACAGCTGGTGTGAACGCTTTCGTGGAAAACTGCACCTACTCCGAACTGCCACTGGAATACAGGCTGCTCAACTACACTCCCGAAAAATGGAGCAATCTCAAAACAGCCCTCTTCCTGAAATACATGAGCTACGATCTGTCGGGAGATGAAAATGATATCGAATACACCAACGCCAAATCTGTTTTCCCGAAAAATATTTTCGATAAACTTTATCCTGTTCAACCGGATTCGCTCGATCCCATCATTCCGAAAGGCACGCATTTCCAAACACCTTTCGTGCATTCTGTTCAACCTCTGGGTGCAGATTCCGCTTACTTCAACTGGAAAGCGCCTGCACCCGTGCAGCCGCTGAACAAACCTGATAAAGACAATGGCAGCAATAACTGGGCAGTCAACGGCAGCAAGACTGCCAGCGGTTTTCCCATTCTCTGCAGCGATCCCCACCTGGGCCTCAATCTGCCTTCGCTCTGGTTTGAAATGCAATTGCATACGCCACAAAGCAATGCTTATGGCGTGAGCTTCCCCGGTGCACCGGCTATCATCATCGGCTTCACGGACCAGATTGCCTGGGGCGTTACCAACAGCAGCCGAGATGTGAAAGATTATTATACCGTTCAATTCAGAGACGCATCCAAACAGCAATACTGGTTCGACAGCACCTGGAAAAGCTCCCTGATAGATGTTGAAGTTTTCAAAGTGAAAGATGGACCGGATTTCAGGGATACCCTGGCTTACACCACCTGGGGACCTGTGCAGTATGATGCCAGCTTCACCGGAGCACATCGCACATCAGGCGAAGTGAATCTAGCTGTAAGATGGAAAGCACACGACGGTTCCAATGAGCTCAAAACATTCTGCCTGCTCAACCGCGCTACCAACTACGATGAATATCTCGCAGCCATCAAGAACTTCAGCTGTCCTGGCCAGAACTTCGTGTTCGCTGCCAAGAACAATGATATCGCTATCTGGCAGCAGGGTGAATTTCCTGATAAATGGAAGCGCCAGGGTGACTTTGTTATGCCGGGAGATGACAGCACTTATCGCTGGCAATCCATGATCCCGCAGGACCAGAACCCGCATATGCTGATCTCCGGGATGGTGCCCGAACGCGGCTTCGTAAGCAGCGCCAACCAGCTTCCTGCCGATTCCACCTATCCCTGGTATCTCGGTGGCAGTTACAATCTCTACCGCGGATTGCTGATCAACCGTTATCTCCGCGAAATGAGCGGCATTACGGTAGACCAGATGAAAGAATTGCAAACAGAGAATTACAATGTGATGGCTGAAATGGCCATGCCACTGCTGCTGAAGAATATCGACGAAGAAAGCCTGATCGGAGAGGAGCTGACCTGTCTCAACCTGGTACGTAACTGGAACCTGCGCAATGATCCAAAAGAAAAAGCTCCATCCATCTTCAATCACTGGATGGAATTGCTGGAAGCAGAAGTGTGGAGCGATGAATTTGCCGCCGTCCCCAAACCTTACATTTTTCCTGAGCGTTATACAATGCTGGAAGGCATGCTGAAAGACACGGCCTTCCCGTTTGCCGATAATATTATCACTCAGCAGGTGGAAACTATTCGCGATGTAGTAACAGCCGCTTTCAAGAAAGCAGTGCCACAACTCTCCAAAATTGAAAAAAATGGAAAACTGGAATGGAGCAAATACAAGGATTCAGGCATCAGGCACCTGCTGCGCCTGGGACCACTGAGCCGTTTCCATTTGACAACAGGCGGCGGCGCGGATATCATCAACGCCACCAAACAGTTCCATGGACCGAGCTGGAGAATGGTAGTGCATCTCAGGGAGAAAACAGAAGCCTATGGCATCTATCCCGGCGGACAGAGCGGCAATCCCGGTAGTAAATACTATGATAATATGGTGGACGATTGGGCAAAGGGCGCTTATCAGCCTCTCTGGATAATGACTGCAGAAGAAGCCAAAAGCAAGCAGGTTAAACACAAAATGACTTTTCAAAAATAA
- a CDS encoding aminotransferase class I/II-fold pyridoxal phosphate-dependent enzyme has product MRQENFLEKKLQERRDQQAFRTLKLPTGKTDFCSNDYLGIIHYGLLETSEAHWLKHGSGGSRLLAGNDALTESTEQQLAGFHQSEAALLYNSGYDANLGLLSAVPQRGDTIIYDYLSHASIRDGIRLSFAQSFSFRHNDLAELEKKLQSATGNIFVVTESVFSMDGDQAPLEEMTTLCEKYNAHLIVDEAHATGVIGERGEGLVQHLQLQQRIFARVVTFGKAVGCHGAVVLGSRLLRDYLINFSRSFIYTTALPQASVRAIRDAYALFPQMKKERILLASMIKMFQEAILPFEKLLSSTPIQVVVIPGNEAVKSIAGKLQDAGMDVRPILYPTVPKGGERLRIVLHAFNTETEVKKLISHFD; this is encoded by the coding sequence ATGCGCCAGGAAAACTTCCTCGAAAAAAAATTGCAGGAGCGGAGAGACCAGCAGGCTTTCCGCACATTGAAATTGCCCACGGGCAAAACGGATTTCTGCTCCAATGATTATCTCGGCATCATTCATTACGGATTGCTGGAAACTTCCGAAGCGCACTGGCTGAAACACGGCTCCGGCGGTTCCCGCCTGCTGGCCGGCAATGATGCACTGACGGAAAGTACGGAACAGCAACTGGCCGGCTTCCATCAGTCTGAAGCAGCGCTGCTCTACAATTCAGGTTACGATGCCAATCTGGGATTGCTGAGTGCCGTGCCGCAACGCGGAGATACCATCATTTACGATTACCTCAGCCATGCCAGTATCCGCGATGGCATCCGGCTCAGTTTCGCACAGTCTTTTTCTTTTCGTCATAATGATCTGGCTGAACTGGAAAAAAAATTACAGTCGGCTACCGGCAATATTTTCGTGGTAACGGAATCTGTATTCTCGATGGATGGAGACCAGGCGCCGCTGGAGGAAATGACAACCCTTTGCGAAAAATACAATGCTCATCTGATCGTTGATGAAGCCCATGCCACCGGCGTGATAGGAGAGCGGGGGGAAGGACTGGTGCAGCACCTGCAATTGCAGCAACGCATTTTTGCAAGGGTGGTCACTTTCGGAAAGGCAGTGGGTTGTCATGGCGCTGTAGTGCTGGGCAGCCGCTTGCTGCGCGATTATCTAATCAATTTTTCCCGTTCGTTCATTTATACAACAGCCCTGCCGCAGGCGAGTGTGCGTGCTATCAGAGATGCTTATGCGCTTTTTCCCCAGATGAAAAAAGAACGCATCCTGCTGGCATCCATGATCAAAATGTTCCAGGAAGCAATACTGCCTTTTGAGAAACTGTTGTCTTCAACTCCCATCCAGGTAGTGGTGATCCCGGGTAATGAAGCCGTGAAATCCATTGCGGGCAAACTCCAGGATGCGGGTATGGATGTCCGCCCGATCTTATACCCCACAGTTCCCAAAGGCGGGGAAAGGCTGAGGATCGTGCTGCATGCTTTCAATACAGAGACTGAAGTAAAGAAACTGATAAGTCATTTTGATTAA
- a CDS encoding hybrid sensor histidine kinase/response regulator, with the protein MNILSITKRIAGRLLRMGTDDLQDQEMVKRITIVNTLCITFSVVLIVMICILAIPGGWEKGLLIPLFIELLLNNLVLVASYYRQYSLAAIWLFLLQCGATMYFGNLLGSEAQLQFAIIYQIALVYLVFPTRLERRFCIACTFVALIFLELNYYYQVPGLISMNPQTGLLVHSVVILAVLSVVLVACRPFVQNNDLHTAFVKADHYKKVYLYQVTHDLKTPLHVMTVAASLIKQELRKQHPPRKVEELLEQLQAAGISANTLVNNVLTMAEIEAGKMETPESGSFIVRDFFTNIVHVHKVIAGTRNIKLKLSIDQTLPEFIISDSLKLNQVTTNILSNAIRYAYRNSTVEMEVFEQDEQLVIRIGNQGQGIAPELLQHLFNPFVTGSSRHRSGTGLGLYIVKTKVISMGGHISVNSEAGGLTSFTVMLPLQPGVAEEEIKTLDCHIPPAHHAHVLLAGPLQQPHGLQSLPETMGCRVSRASDDNEVLAIVSNDLPDVIIMDGQLPGFNVMELLKRLKRNALLKAIPVLVTSVPDKSCKQNNLLEAGADGIIGNQFNYRQLYKLLSPFVRAT; encoded by the coding sequence ATGAACATCCTGTCAATCACCAAAAGAATTGCAGGCAGGTTGCTGCGTATGGGAACTGATGACCTGCAGGACCAGGAAATGGTCAAACGCATTACCATCGTCAATACCCTTTGCATCACGTTCAGTGTGGTGCTGATTGTTATGATCTGTATCCTGGCCATCCCAGGCGGTTGGGAAAAAGGCTTGCTGATCCCATTGTTCATCGAGTTATTACTTAACAATCTTGTGCTGGTTGCCAGTTACTACCGTCAATACTCACTCGCTGCCATCTGGCTCTTTCTTTTGCAGTGCGGCGCCACCATGTATTTCGGTAACCTGCTGGGGAGCGAGGCGCAGCTTCAGTTTGCCATCATATACCAGATTGCCCTGGTATACCTTGTTTTTCCTACAAGGCTGGAACGCAGGTTTTGTATCGCCTGTACTTTCGTGGCGCTGATCTTTCTGGAACTGAATTACTACTACCAGGTACCCGGACTTATCAGCATGAATCCGCAGACCGGACTACTGGTACACTCTGTGGTGATCCTGGCCGTACTCAGCGTTGTTCTGGTAGCCTGCAGACCTTTTGTCCAGAACAATGATCTTCATACTGCGTTTGTGAAGGCCGATCATTACAAGAAAGTATATCTCTACCAGGTAACCCACGATCTCAAAACACCGTTGCATGTGATGACTGTTGCCGCCTCCCTGATCAAACAGGAATTAAGGAAACAACACCCCCCGCGAAAAGTGGAGGAACTGCTGGAACAGTTGCAGGCAGCAGGGATCAGCGCCAATACACTCGTGAATAACGTACTCACCATGGCAGAGATCGAAGCCGGAAAAATGGAAACACCTGAATCCGGCAGCTTCATCGTGCGCGATTTCTTCACCAATATCGTGCATGTGCATAAGGTGATTGCAGGCACGCGCAATATCAAACTGAAGCTCAGTATAGATCAAACGCTCCCGGAGTTCATCATCAGCGATTCCCTGAAGCTGAACCAGGTAACCACCAATATCCTTTCTAACGCCATACGCTATGCGTACAGGAACAGTACCGTGGAAATGGAAGTGTTTGAACAGGATGAACAACTGGTGATCAGGATCGGCAACCAGGGACAGGGCATTGCACCGGAACTGCTGCAACACCTTTTCAATCCTTTCGTTACCGGCAGCAGCAGGCACCGGAGCGGCACCGGGCTGGGGTTGTATATCGTGAAGACGAAAGTTATTTCGATGGGCGGCCATATCAGCGTGAACAGTGAAGCCGGAGGACTAACCAGTTTTACTGTGATGCTGCCATTGCAGCCTGGCGTTGCGGAAGAAGAAATAAAAACATTGGATTGCCATATACCTCCTGCTCATCATGCCCATGTATTGCTGGCCGGCCCATTGCAACAGCCACATGGATTACAGAGCCTGCCGGAAACGATGGGATGCCGCGTCAGTCGCGCTTCCGACGATAATGAAGTACTGGCCATCGTTTCCAATGACCTGCCTGATGTGATCATCATGGATGGTCAGCTGCCGGGCTTCAATGTAATGGAATTATTGAAACGGCTAAAACGAAATGCCTTGCTGAAAGCAATCCCAGTATTGGTAACTTCGGTGCCGGACAAATCATGCAAACAGAATAACCTGCTGGAGGCAGGTGCAGATGGCATTATCGGTAATCAGTTCAATTACCGGCAACTCTATAAACTGCTTTCGCCTTTTGTGCGGGCAACATAA
- the trhO gene encoding oxygen-dependent tRNA uridine(34) hydroxylase TrhO — protein sequence MALLHNRVSQKELKELLYQETDPRTTISFYHYFPIEDPQTFRDELYKGLHTLKVFGRIYVANEGINAQISVPSGNYGALQAYLYSIPCLDGIRLNIAVDDDGKSFWVLKIKVRPKIVADGIEDPSFDMRNKGKYVTAERMNELLQDPDTIVVDMRNHYEFEVGHFETAVEVPSDTFREQLPMAVDMLKDQREKNIVMYCTGGIRCEKASAYMLHNGFDNVFHLEGGIINYAKQIREKGLESKFIGKNFVFDNRMGERITEDVIAKCHQCGQPADVHVNCANDGCHLLFIQCPACAEKYQGTCSDACHHMIQLPEEEQKAARRGVEKVVHTFNKSRSRLRPRLNELNKEED from the coding sequence ATGGCATTACTACACAACCGCGTCTCCCAGAAGGAGTTGAAAGAATTATTGTATCAGGAAACTGATCCCCGCACCACCATTTCTTTTTATCATTATTTTCCCATTGAGGACCCGCAAACGTTCAGGGATGAGCTGTATAAGGGATTGCATACACTGAAAGTGTTTGGAAGGATCTATGTGGCCAATGAAGGCATCAATGCGCAGATCAGCGTGCCTTCGGGCAATTACGGGGCATTACAGGCCTATCTCTATTCGATTCCCTGCCTGGATGGCATTCGATTGAATATAGCCGTGGATGACGACGGAAAATCTTTCTGGGTACTGAAGATCAAAGTACGCCCGAAGATCGTGGCGGACGGGATCGAAGATCCCTCTTTCGATATGCGCAATAAAGGGAAATATGTAACCGCAGAACGGATGAACGAGCTGCTGCAGGATCCCGATACCATTGTGGTGGACATGCGCAATCACTACGAATTTGAAGTAGGCCATTTTGAAACGGCTGTGGAAGTGCCCAGCGACACCTTCCGTGAGCAATTACCGATGGCAGTGGACATGCTGAAAGACCAGCGCGAAAAGAATATCGTGATGTACTGCACCGGCGGTATCCGATGCGAGAAAGCCAGCGCCTACATGCTGCACAACGGATTCGACAATGTGTTCCACCTGGAAGGAGGCATTATCAATTATGCCAAACAGATCAGGGAAAAAGGACTGGAAAGTAAATTCATCGGAAAGAATTTCGTGTTCGATAACAGGATGGGAGAGCGCATCACCGAAGACGTGATTGCGAAATGCCATCAGTGCGGACAACCGGCAGACGTTCATGTGAACTGCGCCAATGATGGTTGTCATCTTCTCTTCATTCAATGCCCTGCCTGCGCTGAAAAATACCAGGGTACCTGCAGTGATGCCTGTCATCATATGATCCAGCTTCCCGAAGAGGAGCAGAAGGCAGCCCGCCGCGGTGTGGAGAAAGTTGTTCACACTTTCAACAAATCACGTTCAAGATTACGGCCACGCCTAAACGAACTCAACAAAGAAGAAGACTAA
- a CDS encoding uracil-DNA glycosylase family protein, protein MTAKLTQSYAILEFLKNLRPDFHLPEGVAIMNPFTDKDSRALATIFYNKFYNDHHPRKFIFGINPGRFGAGVTGVPFTDPIRLQEECGIPNDLPQKAELSSIFIYDVIKRYGGPADFYKDFFITALSPLGFTKNGLNLNYYDDKELLKASEPFIIDTILKTKKTILTDSNSCFCLGEGTNFKIFQQLNKKHQLFDKIIPLPHPRFIMQYKRKQVGEFADEYVRRLRSI, encoded by the coding sequence ATGACAGCAAAACTTACGCAATCGTATGCGATACTTGAATTCCTGAAAAATCTTCGTCCGGATTTCCATTTACCGGAAGGCGTGGCCATCATGAATCCCTTTACCGATAAGGATTCCAGGGCACTCGCCACTATATTCTACAATAAATTCTACAACGATCATCATCCCAGAAAATTTATTTTCGGTATCAATCCCGGCCGCTTCGGCGCCGGCGTTACCGGCGTTCCCTTCACGGATCCCATCCGCCTGCAGGAAGAATGCGGCATCCCCAACGATCTCCCCCAAAAAGCAGAGCTCAGCTCCATCTTCATATATGATGTGATCAAACGCTATGGCGGCCCGGCGGATTTCTATAAAGACTTCTTCATCACGGCCCTCTCCCCGCTCGGCTTCACAAAGAATGGTCTCAATCTCAATTACTACGACGACAAAGAGCTCCTGAAAGCCAGTGAGCCCTTTATCATCGATACCATTCTAAAAACAAAAAAAACGATACTAACGGACAGCAATAGCTGTTTCTGTCTCGGCGAAGGAACTAATTTCAAAATATTCCAGCAACTCAACAAAAAGCATCAGCTCTTCGATAAGATCATTCCTTTGCCGCATCCGAGATTCATCATGCAATACAAAAGAAAGCAGGTGGGTGAATTTGCAGATGAATATGTAAGGAGATTG
- the miaE gene encoding tRNA-(ms[2]io[6]A)-hydroxylase, producing MSTPLTDTKNILGLQLPTDPRWVDLAGMSLEEILTDHAWCEQKAATSCISLIQRYSEKDKLVRELSPIVTEEWGHFRLVIAELDKRKLRLGKQRKDEYVNALMVFQNKGGHQEDVLLDRLLIFALIEARSCERFKRLSEGLDDEYLRNFYRRFMESEAGHYRLFIELADTYLNKDKVRKRWEEWLAYEADLMQRLEVRGDRMH from the coding sequence ATGAGTACGCCGCTTACAGATACCAAGAATATCCTGGGCCTCCAGTTGCCCACCGATCCACGTTGGGTGGACCTGGCCGGTATGAGCCTGGAAGAGATCCTCACAGACCACGCCTGGTGCGAACAGAAAGCAGCCACCAGCTGCATTTCCCTGATCCAGCGTTACAGTGAAAAAGACAAACTCGTACGGGAATTGAGCCCGATCGTTACAGAAGAATGGGGACATTTCCGCCTGGTGATCGCAGAGCTCGATAAGCGCAAACTCCGCCTCGGCAAGCAACGAAAAGACGAATACGTGAACGCACTGATGGTGTTCCAGAATAAAGGAGGACACCAGGAAGATGTATTGCTCGACAGGCTCCTCATCTTCGCCCTCATCGAAGCCCGCAGTTGCGAGCGCTTCAAAAGACTGAGCGAAGGCCTGGACGATGAATACCTCCGCAATTTCTATCGCCGCTTCATGGAAAGCGAAGCCGGCCATTACCGCCTGTTCATTGAACTTGCAGATACTTACCTGAATAAAGATAAAGTGAGAAAACGCTGGGAAGAATGGCTGGCCTATGAAGCAGACCTGATGCAGCGTCTCGAAGTACGCGGCGACAGGATGCACTAA
- a CDS encoding phosphotransferase enzyme family protein has translation MENMQAKEAALQFGKGKPVIQVLKGGLIHHTYKASYDEQGEQVVLQCINQTMFHHPEDIIHNYQLVYEAVHGKEGITIPPIIPAKDGKLYWIDKYNQFWRAIHFVEGSYTALVPKDAAAARLTANCFANFTSALASVELNLLRPVIPRFHDLAMRYEQFERAVLTATQQRLLTATHVIAELRQRHHLVEFYNEVGRRPDLFLQRVMHHDCKLSNILLDVNTHKAICPVDLDTVMPGLYFSDLGDMIRSMACSVDENSTDWEAIAIRPDFYDAIVEGYSSGMGDQLTSEELKHLHKAGLLMVYMQSLRFITDHLNNDVYYQISYPEQNLNRALNQLLLLEKLEEYVPVTVD, from the coding sequence ATGGAAAATATGCAGGCGAAGGAGGCTGCCCTTCAGTTCGGCAAGGGCAAGCCTGTGATACAAGTTTTGAAAGGCGGTCTGATACACCACACCTACAAGGCTTCTTACGATGAACAGGGAGAGCAGGTGGTGCTGCAATGCATCAACCAGACCATGTTCCATCATCCGGAAGATATCATTCATAATTACCAGCTCGTGTACGAGGCGGTGCATGGAAAGGAAGGCATCACCATTCCTCCCATCATTCCAGCAAAAGATGGAAAACTGTACTGGATCGATAAGTATAATCAGTTCTGGCGCGCCATACATTTTGTGGAGGGCTCCTATACAGCGCTGGTGCCCAAAGATGCTGCAGCAGCAAGGCTTACCGCCAACTGCTTCGCTAATTTCACCAGCGCACTGGCATCTGTGGAACTGAACCTGCTCCGTCCCGTGATCCCGCGTTTCCATGATCTGGCTATGCGTTATGAGCAGTTCGAAAGGGCTGTACTAACGGCAACGCAACAGCGATTACTCACAGCCACACATGTTATCGCAGAGCTAAGGCAACGCCATCACCTGGTGGAATTCTATAATGAAGTGGGGCGCAGGCCGGACCTCTTCCTGCAAAGAGTGATGCACCACGATTGCAAACTCAGCAATATCCTCCTGGATGTAAACACACACAAGGCCATTTGTCCGGTTGACCTTGATACAGTGATGCCGGGCCTCTACTTCTCCGATCTCGGCGATATGATCCGCAGCATGGCCTGCTCGGTTGACGAGAACAGTACAGACTGGGAAGCGATCGCCATCAGGCCGGATTTTTATGATGCCATCGTGGAAGGTTATAGCAGCGGGATGGGAGACCAGCTGACATCTGAAGAATTGAAACATCTACATAAAGCAGGGCTGCTGATGGTGTACATGCAAAGCCTTCGATTCATTACCGATCATCTCAATAACGATGTGTACTACCAGATAAGTTACCCGGAACAGAATCTGAACCGGGCGCTGAACCAGTTATTGCTGCTGGAGAAACTGGAAGAATATGTTCCCGTAACAGTTGATTAG
- a CDS encoding Gfo/Idh/MocA family protein: MDRRSFVRNTGIATAGFAILPASQLFAQQQTVKIGMIGVGLRGQNHLSNLLRRKDVVLAAICDIDDNMLKRSLDMIKKAGKAEPKIFKTDPYAWKKLLELKELDAVIISTPWEWHTQMIIASLEAGIKYVGTEVMLGITLQDHWDVVKAAEHHKGQVMMLENVCYRRDVLAVLNMVRQGLFGEIMHLQGGYQHDLRAIKFNDGKSNNTGVEFGEKGYSEARWRTAHSIHRNGDLYPTHGIGPVAEMIDINRGNRFISLSSFSTKARGLHNYIVDHSSEQHPNAKVKFKLGDVVTTMINCANGETILLQHDTNLPRPYSLGFRVQGTKGLWMDVNDSIYLEGTSPKGHTWEAAQPYLDKYDHPLWARWSKDTEGAGHGGMDFFVLHAFVEAIKRKTATPMDVYDGAAWSAITPLSETSIELGNQTVEFPDFTSGQWMLRKNDFALTDQY, from the coding sequence ATGGATCGCAGGTCATTTGTCAGAAATACCGGGATCGCTACCGCAGGGTTTGCCATACTTCCCGCATCTCAACTTTTTGCTCAGCAACAAACGGTAAAGATAGGCATGATTGGTGTCGGCCTGAGAGGACAGAATCACCTTTCCAATCTTCTTCGCAGAAAGGATGTGGTATTGGCAGCGATCTGCGATATAGATGACAACATGCTGAAGCGCTCGCTGGACATGATCAAAAAAGCGGGCAAGGCTGAACCGAAGATCTTCAAAACGGATCCCTATGCCTGGAAAAAGCTCCTGGAGCTGAAGGAGCTGGATGCCGTGATCATTTCCACACCCTGGGAATGGCATACACAGATGATCATCGCATCCCTGGAAGCAGGTATCAAATATGTAGGTACTGAAGTGATGCTGGGTATTACGCTGCAGGACCACTGGGATGTGGTGAAAGCCGCCGAGCATCACAAGGGTCAGGTAATGATGCTGGAAAATGTGTGCTACCGCCGGGATGTGCTGGCAGTACTGAATATGGTGCGACAGGGATTGTTCGGCGAGATCATGCACCTGCAGGGCGGCTATCAGCACGATCTGCGCGCCATCAAGTTCAATGATGGCAAGAGCAACAATACTGGTGTGGAGTTCGGTGAGAAAGGATATTCCGAAGCACGCTGGAGAACGGCACATTCCATCCATCGTAACGGTGATCTCTATCCGACGCACGGCATCGGACCTGTTGCTGAAATGATCGATATCAACCGCGGTAACCGTTTCATCTCTCTATCATCTTTCTCCACCAAAGCGAGAGGGTTGCACAATTATATTGTTGATCACAGCAGTGAACAACATCCCAATGCAAAAGTGAAATTCAAACTGGGCGATGTGGTCACCACCATGATCAACTGTGCCAATGGCGAAACCATCCTGTTGCAGCACGATACCAACCTGCCACGCCCGTACTCGCTCGGTTTCCGTGTGCAGGGAACGAAAGGGCTCTGGATGGATGTGAACGATAGCATCTACCTGGAAGGCACCAGCCCGAAAGGACATACCTGGGAAGCTGCGCAGCCTTACCTTGACAAATACGATCACCCGCTGTGGGCGCGCTGGAGCAAGGACACGGAAGGCGCAGGGCATGGTGGAATGGACTTCTTTGTGCTGCATGCATTTGTGGAAGCCATCAAACGCAAAACAGCCACGCCGATGGATGTATACGACGGTGCAGCCTGGAGCGCTATCACACCGCTCAGCGAAACCAGTATCGAACTGGGAAATCAAACGGTAGAGTTCCCTGACTTCACCAGCGGCCAGTGGATGTTAAGGAAAAATGATTTTGCTTTGACCGACCAATATTGA